A window of Candidatus Aminicenantes bacterium contains these coding sequences:
- a CDS encoding metallophosphoesterase: MPKIYFIVFIVIALSIYGGMHWFIYQRVANGLSLTAGPRLALKIFMLAAALSFILAESLSRSRLFGSLRLFGSLWLGIVAISLAFFALEAVASLLFPGSRRWLVIAALLIISLVSGFSIYNGQRHPRVREIAVPIPGLRPECNGFSIVHLSDLHLGNLTPLKRLQWIVERVNGLAPDLICITGDVLDRDIGQSGEYCRLLMGLKARHGVVAVTGNHEFYAGIDLFSELARKCGWRILRNQAWNIDGKLCIIGLDDDAGKSFAFAGPDLDEALRTAATDVPKILLYHRPDRFARAAQAGIVLQLSGHTHAGQIPPMDFLVWLIYKYPAGLYRLGRAHIYTSAGTSTWGPPMRFLSRSEIVKLTLVP; encoded by the coding sequence ATGCCCAAGATTTATTTCATCGTCTTCATCGTCATCGCCCTGAGCATCTATGGAGGAATGCATTGGTTCATCTACCAGCGCGTCGCCAACGGCCTGTCGTTGACGGCCGGTCCGCGCCTGGCCCTGAAAATATTCATGCTGGCCGCGGCCCTGAGCTTCATACTGGCCGAGTCTCTCAGCCGTTCGCGGCTGTTCGGTTCCCTGCGTCTTTTCGGTTCGCTCTGGCTGGGGATCGTGGCCATCTCGCTGGCCTTCTTTGCATTGGAAGCGGTTGCCTCGCTGCTCTTTCCCGGCAGCCGCCGATGGCTGGTCATTGCGGCTCTGCTGATTATTTCCCTGGTATCGGGATTCTCCATCTACAACGGACAGCGCCACCCGCGGGTCAGGGAGATCGCGGTGCCGATCCCCGGATTGCGTCCTGAATGCAACGGTTTTTCCATCGTCCATTTGTCCGATCTGCATCTGGGCAACCTGACCCCGCTCAAGCGCCTGCAATGGATCGTTGAACGGGTCAATGGCCTGGCCCCCGACCTGATATGCATCACCGGCGACGTCCTCGACCGCGATATCGGTCAAAGCGGGGAGTACTGCCGTCTGCTGATGGGCCTCAAGGCCAGGCATGGCGTGGTGGCCGTCACCGGCAACCACGAATTTTATGCCGGGATCGATCTGTTCAGCGAACTGGCCCGCAAATGCGGCTGGCGCATCCTGCGCAACCAGGCCTGGAACATCGACGGAAAACTCTGTATCATCGGCCTGGACGACGATGCCGGAAAAAGCTTCGCCTTCGCCGGCCCCGACCTCGATGAGGCCTTGCGCACTGCGGCCACGGATGTTCCCAAGATCCTCCTTTACCACCGTCCCGACCGCTTTGCCCGGGCGGCGCAGGCGGGGATCGTTCTGCAGCTCTCAGGGCATACCCACGCCGGCCAGATCCCACCCATGGATTTCCTGGTCTGGCTGATCTACAAGTATCCCGCCGGCCTCTATCGCCTGGGCCGGGCCCATATTTACACCAGCGCCGGGACCAGCACCTGGGGGCCGCCAATGCGTTTCCTGTCGCGCTCGGAGATCGTCAAGTTGACCTTGGTTCCCTAA